In a single window of the Chelonia mydas isolate rCheMyd1 chromosome 8, rCheMyd1.pri.v2, whole genome shotgun sequence genome:
- the MUTYH gene encoding adenine DNA glycosylase isoform X3 encodes MKLDVFMARSMDGHSSLKLSFWTSMTGTFKQVIFMQVMRGARTGRSAHGAAIVPLPGLGAGRSWGRAGPSLQAARSGCPGRRLSPAPSTRRSAPSKPLPSGSSARAATRRTLLGRRAFLFIRRLERAAPSPSGVLVRDRTGEEPGLLGHADWLVTADPASSADRPDLWWPVHTRREVLGARRLPGPRSDWLLRARERALIGPRESEAGPRGSWARGVSAVREGSARPLLQRARLAAVSGGSRQRASLAMSKLRAAARSGRGLQQGTGNVRKSPRRCRENVSSHKDVLPPVSSQQPAYHLFSHPAEIEAFRKNLLAWYDKCKRDLPWRKLAASESDTNRRAYAVWVSEIMLQQTQVATVIDFYNRWMQKWPTLQALAKASLEDVNELWAGLGYYSRGKRLQEAAQKVVSERAGQMPGTAEELQKLLPGVGRYTAGAIASISYGQVTGVVDGNVIRVLCRVRCIGADSSSPAVANRLWDLADALVDPARPGDFNQAMMELGATVCTPRAPLCMECPVKHHCRASCRVEKELEFASRRLLGQAASSFPQAPDLEECAAAVTGICSLCPPAAEPWDSSLGVANFPRRAAKKQPRAERTATCVLERRGHRGEPEYLIVQRPSSGPIRENWKETGEMKCVL; translated from the exons ATGAAGCTAGATGTTTTTATGGCCAGGAGCATGGACGGCCACAGCTCCTTGAAGTTATCATTCTGGACATCAATGACAGGTACTTTCAAGCAGGTCATCTTCATGCAGGTCATG CGCGGGGCCCGCACGGGCCGCAGCGCTCACGGCGCCGCCATCGTCCCGCTTCCGGGACTGGGGGCCGGgcggagctggggccgggcgggtCCTTCCCTTCAGGCGGCGCGGTCGGGCTGCCCGGGCAGGCGCCTGTCCCCGGCTCCCTCCACCCGCCGCTCTGCGCCCTCAAAGCCGCTCCCCAGCGGCAGCTCCGCGCGCGCGGCCACGCGCCGCACGCTCCTCGGCCGACGAGCGTTCTTGTTTATCAGGCGTTTGGAACGGGCAGCCCCGAGTCCGAGCGGGGTCCTTGTGAGAGACCGGACGGGGGAGGAGCCCGGTCTTCTCGGACACGCTGATTGGCTAGTCACCGCTGATCCCGCCTCGTCGGCTGATAGGCCAGACCTGTGGTGGCCAGTCCACACGAGACGAGAGGTGCTGGGCGCGAGGCGGCTCCCGGGGCCGCGCTCTGATTGGCTCCTGCGCGCCCGGGAGCGGGCTCTGATTGGGCCGCGCGAGAGCGAAGCAGGTCCACGGGGAAGCTGGGCGCGCGGCGTGAGTGCGGTAAGGGAAGGCTCCGCGCGGCCCCTGCTGCAGCGCGCCCGGCTGGCGGCCGTGTCCGGAGGCTCCCGCCAGCGTGCGAG CTTGGCGATGAGTAAACTCCGGGCAGCAGCTCGCAGCGGGCGGGGACTCCAGCAGGGCACAGGGAATGTGAGGAAATCCCCAAGGAGGTGCAGGGAGAATGTATCATCCCATAAAG ACGTGCTACCTCCAGTGTCTTCCCAACAACCTGCGTACCATCTCTTCAGCCACCCGGCAGAAATCGAGGCCTTTCGGAAGAATTTGCTTGCCTGGTACGACAAATGCAAGCGTGACCTTCCCTGGAGGAAATTG GCTGCAAGCGAATCAGATACTAACAGAAGAGCATATGCAG TGTGGGTGTCGGAGATCATGCTCCAGCAGACGCAGGTGGCTACGGTGATTGACTTTTACAACAGGTGGATGCAG AAATGGCCGACGCTGCAGGCACTTGCCAAAGCTTCCCTGGAG GACGTGAATGAGCTGTGGGCAGGACTTGGCTACTACTCGCGAGGGAAgcggctgcaggaagcagcacagaag GTGGTTTCCGAGCGGGCAGGTCAGATGCCCGGGACGGCCGAGGAGCTGCAGAAGCTTCTGCCGGGAGTGGGGAGATACACAGCAGGAGCCATCGCCTCCATCTCCTACGGGCAG GTGACGGGAGTGGTGGATGGGAACGTGATTCGAGTCCTGTGCCGGGTCCGATGCATCGGTGCCGACTCCAGCAGCCCGGCTGTCGCCAACAGACTCTG GGATTTGGCCGATGCTCTGGTCGATCCAGCCCGGCCAGGGGATTTTAACCAAGCCATGATGGAGCTGGGAGCTACTGTGTGCACCCCCAGGGCCCCGCTGTGCATGGAGTGTCCTGTGAAGCACCACTGCAGGGCGAGTTGCCGG GTGGAGAAGGAGCTGGAATTCGCCTCCAGGAGGCTGCTGGGACAAGCTGCCTCCAGTTTCCCCCAGGCGCCTGACCTAGAGGAGTGTG CCGCCGCCGTCACAGGCATCTGCTCCTTGTGCCCCCCTGCTGCGGAGCCCTGGGACAGCAGCCTCGGCGTGGCCAACTTCCCCAGGAGAGCCGCCAAGAAGCAGCCCCGGGCGGAGCGGACGGCCACGTGTGTGCTGGAGAGGAGAGGCCACCGCGGGGAGCCGGAGTACCTGATCGTGCAGAGACCCAGCTCCG GCCCGATACGGGAAAATTGGAAAGAAACTGGTGAGATGAAGTGTGTGCTCTGA
- the MUTYH gene encoding adenine DNA glycosylase isoform X1, whose translation MKLDVFMARSMDGHSSLKLSFWTSMTGTFKQVIFMQVMRGARTGRSAHGAAIVPLPGLGAGRSWGRAGPSLQAARSGCPGRRLSPAPSTRRSAPSKPLPSGSSARAATRRTLLGRRAFLFIRRLERAAPSPSGVLVRDRTGEEPGLLGHADWLVTADPASSADRPDLWWPVHTRREVLGARRLPGPRSDWLLRARERALIGPRESEAGPRGSWARGVSAVREGSARPLLQRARLAAVSGGSRQRASLAMSKLRAAARSGRGLQQGTGNVRKSPRRCRENVSSHKDVLPPVSSQQPAYHLFSHPAEIEAFRKNLLAWYDKCKRDLPWRKLAASESDTNRRAYAVWVSEIMLQQTQVATVIDFYNRWMQKWPTLQALAKASLEDVNELWAGLGYYSRGKRLQEAAQKVVSERAGQMPGTAEELQKLLPGVGRYTAGAIASISYGQVTGVVDGNVIRVLCRVRCIGADSSSPAVANRLWDLADALVDPARPGDFNQAMMELGATVCTPRAPLCMECPVKHHCRASCRVEKELEFASRRLLGQAASSFPQAPDLEECAAAVTGICSLCPPAAEPWDSSLGVANFPRRAAKKQPRAERTATCVLERRGHRGEPEYLIVQRPSSGLLAGLWEFPSLPWGPELKEKQQTEALLGHVQAWAGEAVARGCLRHVGEVGHIFSHIHQTYVVYSLLLGGDPEMASDGRDEELERPAFRWVTQAEFQKSAVSTAMKKVWKVFEQQSCEGRGPGKGCKRKRGADPLHAGQLKVEADCSRPLRQLSLKAFLKAPAGE comes from the exons ATGAAGCTAGATGTTTTTATGGCCAGGAGCATGGACGGCCACAGCTCCTTGAAGTTATCATTCTGGACATCAATGACAGGTACTTTCAAGCAGGTCATCTTCATGCAGGTCATG CGCGGGGCCCGCACGGGCCGCAGCGCTCACGGCGCCGCCATCGTCCCGCTTCCGGGACTGGGGGCCGGgcggagctggggccgggcgggtCCTTCCCTTCAGGCGGCGCGGTCGGGCTGCCCGGGCAGGCGCCTGTCCCCGGCTCCCTCCACCCGCCGCTCTGCGCCCTCAAAGCCGCTCCCCAGCGGCAGCTCCGCGCGCGCGGCCACGCGCCGCACGCTCCTCGGCCGACGAGCGTTCTTGTTTATCAGGCGTTTGGAACGGGCAGCCCCGAGTCCGAGCGGGGTCCTTGTGAGAGACCGGACGGGGGAGGAGCCCGGTCTTCTCGGACACGCTGATTGGCTAGTCACCGCTGATCCCGCCTCGTCGGCTGATAGGCCAGACCTGTGGTGGCCAGTCCACACGAGACGAGAGGTGCTGGGCGCGAGGCGGCTCCCGGGGCCGCGCTCTGATTGGCTCCTGCGCGCCCGGGAGCGGGCTCTGATTGGGCCGCGCGAGAGCGAAGCAGGTCCACGGGGAAGCTGGGCGCGCGGCGTGAGTGCGGTAAGGGAAGGCTCCGCGCGGCCCCTGCTGCAGCGCGCCCGGCTGGCGGCCGTGTCCGGAGGCTCCCGCCAGCGTGCGAG CTTGGCGATGAGTAAACTCCGGGCAGCAGCTCGCAGCGGGCGGGGACTCCAGCAGGGCACAGGGAATGTGAGGAAATCCCCAAGGAGGTGCAGGGAGAATGTATCATCCCATAAAG ACGTGCTACCTCCAGTGTCTTCCCAACAACCTGCGTACCATCTCTTCAGCCACCCGGCAGAAATCGAGGCCTTTCGGAAGAATTTGCTTGCCTGGTACGACAAATGCAAGCGTGACCTTCCCTGGAGGAAATTG GCTGCAAGCGAATCAGATACTAACAGAAGAGCATATGCAG TGTGGGTGTCGGAGATCATGCTCCAGCAGACGCAGGTGGCTACGGTGATTGACTTTTACAACAGGTGGATGCAG AAATGGCCGACGCTGCAGGCACTTGCCAAAGCTTCCCTGGAG GACGTGAATGAGCTGTGGGCAGGACTTGGCTACTACTCGCGAGGGAAgcggctgcaggaagcagcacagaag GTGGTTTCCGAGCGGGCAGGTCAGATGCCCGGGACGGCCGAGGAGCTGCAGAAGCTTCTGCCGGGAGTGGGGAGATACACAGCAGGAGCCATCGCCTCCATCTCCTACGGGCAG GTGACGGGAGTGGTGGATGGGAACGTGATTCGAGTCCTGTGCCGGGTCCGATGCATCGGTGCCGACTCCAGCAGCCCGGCTGTCGCCAACAGACTCTG GGATTTGGCCGATGCTCTGGTCGATCCAGCCCGGCCAGGGGATTTTAACCAAGCCATGATGGAGCTGGGAGCTACTGTGTGCACCCCCAGGGCCCCGCTGTGCATGGAGTGTCCTGTGAAGCACCACTGCAGGGCGAGTTGCCGG GTGGAGAAGGAGCTGGAATTCGCCTCCAGGAGGCTGCTGGGACAAGCTGCCTCCAGTTTCCCCCAGGCGCCTGACCTAGAGGAGTGTG CCGCCGCCGTCACAGGCATCTGCTCCTTGTGCCCCCCTGCTGCGGAGCCCTGGGACAGCAGCCTCGGCGTGGCCAACTTCCCCAGGAGAGCCGCCAAGAAGCAGCCCCGGGCGGAGCGGACGGCCACGTGTGTGCTGGAGAGGAGAGGCCACCGCGGGGAGCCGGAGTACCTGATCGTGCAGAGACCCAGCTCCG GCTTGCTGGCGGGGCTGTGGGAgtttcccagcctgccctgggggCCGGAgctgaaggagaagcagcagacgGAGGCACTGTTGGGTCACGTTCAGGCCTGGGCCGGAGAAGCCGTGGCCAGAGGATGCCTGCGGCATGTTGGAGAG GTCGGCCACATCTTCTCCCACATTCACCAGACATACGTGGTCTATTCGCTGCTCCTGGGCGGGGACCCCGAGATGGCCTCAGACGGGCGGGACGAGGAGCTGGAGCGGCCAGCATTCCGGTGGGTGACGCAGGCCGAGTTCCAGAAATCGGCCGTTTCCACTGCTATGAAGAAG GTCTGGAAGGTGTTCGagcagcagagctgtgaggggagggggcccGGCAAG GGCTGCAAGCGGAAACGGGGCGCCGATCCCTTGCACGCCGGCCAGCTGAAGGTGGAAGCAGACTGCAGCCGCCCCCTAAGGCAGCTCTCCCTCAAGGCCTTTCTCAAGGCCCCCGCTGGGGAatga
- the MUTYH gene encoding adenine DNA glycosylase isoform X2 — MKLDVFMARSMDGHSSLKLSFWTSMTGTFKQVIFMQVMRGARTGRSAHGAAIVPLPGLGAGRSWGRAGPSLQAARSGCPGRRLSPAPSTRRSAPSKPLPSGSSARAATRRTLLGRRAFLFIRRLERAAPSPSGVLVRDRTGEEPGLLGHADWLVTADPASSADRPDLWWPVHTRREVLGARRLPGPRSDWLLRARERALIGPRESEAGPRGSWARGVSAVREGSARPLLQRARLAAVSGGSRQRASLAMSKLRAAARSGRGLQQGTGNVRKSPRRCRENVSSHKDVLPPVSSQQPAYHLFSHPAEIEAFRKNLLAWYDKCKRDLPWRKLAASESDTNRRAYAVWVSEIMLQQTQVATVIDFYNRWMQKWPTLQALAKASLEDVNELWAGLGYYSRGKRLQEAAQKVVSERAGQMPGTAEELQKLLPGVGRYTAGAIASISYGQVTGVVDGNVIRVLCRVRCIGADSSSPAVANRLWDLADALVDPARPGDFNQAMMELGATVCTPRAPLCMECPVKHHCRASCRVEKELEFASRRLLGQAASSFPQAPDLEECAAAVTGICSLCPPAAEPWDSSLGVANFPRRAAKKQPRAERTATCVLERRGHRGEPEYLIVQRPSSGLLAGLWEFPSLPWGPELKEKQQTEALLGHVQAWAGEAVARGCLRHVGEPGR, encoded by the exons ATGAAGCTAGATGTTTTTATGGCCAGGAGCATGGACGGCCACAGCTCCTTGAAGTTATCATTCTGGACATCAATGACAGGTACTTTCAAGCAGGTCATCTTCATGCAGGTCATG CGCGGGGCCCGCACGGGCCGCAGCGCTCACGGCGCCGCCATCGTCCCGCTTCCGGGACTGGGGGCCGGgcggagctggggccgggcgggtCCTTCCCTTCAGGCGGCGCGGTCGGGCTGCCCGGGCAGGCGCCTGTCCCCGGCTCCCTCCACCCGCCGCTCTGCGCCCTCAAAGCCGCTCCCCAGCGGCAGCTCCGCGCGCGCGGCCACGCGCCGCACGCTCCTCGGCCGACGAGCGTTCTTGTTTATCAGGCGTTTGGAACGGGCAGCCCCGAGTCCGAGCGGGGTCCTTGTGAGAGACCGGACGGGGGAGGAGCCCGGTCTTCTCGGACACGCTGATTGGCTAGTCACCGCTGATCCCGCCTCGTCGGCTGATAGGCCAGACCTGTGGTGGCCAGTCCACACGAGACGAGAGGTGCTGGGCGCGAGGCGGCTCCCGGGGCCGCGCTCTGATTGGCTCCTGCGCGCCCGGGAGCGGGCTCTGATTGGGCCGCGCGAGAGCGAAGCAGGTCCACGGGGAAGCTGGGCGCGCGGCGTGAGTGCGGTAAGGGAAGGCTCCGCGCGGCCCCTGCTGCAGCGCGCCCGGCTGGCGGCCGTGTCCGGAGGCTCCCGCCAGCGTGCGAG CTTGGCGATGAGTAAACTCCGGGCAGCAGCTCGCAGCGGGCGGGGACTCCAGCAGGGCACAGGGAATGTGAGGAAATCCCCAAGGAGGTGCAGGGAGAATGTATCATCCCATAAAG ACGTGCTACCTCCAGTGTCTTCCCAACAACCTGCGTACCATCTCTTCAGCCACCCGGCAGAAATCGAGGCCTTTCGGAAGAATTTGCTTGCCTGGTACGACAAATGCAAGCGTGACCTTCCCTGGAGGAAATTG GCTGCAAGCGAATCAGATACTAACAGAAGAGCATATGCAG TGTGGGTGTCGGAGATCATGCTCCAGCAGACGCAGGTGGCTACGGTGATTGACTTTTACAACAGGTGGATGCAG AAATGGCCGACGCTGCAGGCACTTGCCAAAGCTTCCCTGGAG GACGTGAATGAGCTGTGGGCAGGACTTGGCTACTACTCGCGAGGGAAgcggctgcaggaagcagcacagaag GTGGTTTCCGAGCGGGCAGGTCAGATGCCCGGGACGGCCGAGGAGCTGCAGAAGCTTCTGCCGGGAGTGGGGAGATACACAGCAGGAGCCATCGCCTCCATCTCCTACGGGCAG GTGACGGGAGTGGTGGATGGGAACGTGATTCGAGTCCTGTGCCGGGTCCGATGCATCGGTGCCGACTCCAGCAGCCCGGCTGTCGCCAACAGACTCTG GGATTTGGCCGATGCTCTGGTCGATCCAGCCCGGCCAGGGGATTTTAACCAAGCCATGATGGAGCTGGGAGCTACTGTGTGCACCCCCAGGGCCCCGCTGTGCATGGAGTGTCCTGTGAAGCACCACTGCAGGGCGAGTTGCCGG GTGGAGAAGGAGCTGGAATTCGCCTCCAGGAGGCTGCTGGGACAAGCTGCCTCCAGTTTCCCCCAGGCGCCTGACCTAGAGGAGTGTG CCGCCGCCGTCACAGGCATCTGCTCCTTGTGCCCCCCTGCTGCGGAGCCCTGGGACAGCAGCCTCGGCGTGGCCAACTTCCCCAGGAGAGCCGCCAAGAAGCAGCCCCGGGCGGAGCGGACGGCCACGTGTGTGCTGGAGAGGAGAGGCCACCGCGGGGAGCCGGAGTACCTGATCGTGCAGAGACCCAGCTCCG GCTTGCTGGCGGGGCTGTGGGAgtttcccagcctgccctgggggCCGGAgctgaaggagaagcagcagacgGAGGCACTGTTGGGTCACGTTCAGGCCTGGGCCGGAGAAGCCGTGGCCAGAGGATGCCTGCGGCATGTTGGAGAG CCAGGAAGATGA
- the MUTYH gene encoding adenine DNA glycosylase isoform X4 has translation MSKLRAAARSGRGLQQGTGNVRKSPRRCRENVSSHKDVLPPVSSQQPAYHLFSHPAEIEAFRKNLLAWYDKCKRDLPWRKLAASESDTNRRAYAVWVSEIMLQQTQVATVIDFYNRWMQKWPTLQALAKASLEDVNELWAGLGYYSRGKRLQEAAQKVVSERAGQMPGTAEELQKLLPGVGRYTAGAIASISYGQVTGVVDGNVIRVLCRVRCIGADSSSPAVANRLWDLADALVDPARPGDFNQAMMELGATVCTPRAPLCMECPVKHHCRASCRVEKELEFASRRLLGQAASSFPQAPDLEECAAAVTGICSLCPPAAEPWDSSLGVANFPRRAAKKQPRAERTATCVLERRGHRGEPEYLIVQRPSSGLLAGLWEFPSLPWGPELKEKQQTEALLGHVQAWAGEAVARGCLRHVGEVGHIFSHIHQTYVVYSLLLGGDPEMASDGRDEELERPAFRWVTQAEFQKSAVSTAMKKVWKVFEQQSCEGRGPGKGCKRKRGADPLHAGQLKVEADCSRPLRQLSLKAFLKAPAGE, from the exons ATGAGTAAACTCCGGGCAGCAGCTCGCAGCGGGCGGGGACTCCAGCAGGGCACAGGGAATGTGAGGAAATCCCCAAGGAGGTGCAGGGAGAATGTATCATCCCATAAAG ACGTGCTACCTCCAGTGTCTTCCCAACAACCTGCGTACCATCTCTTCAGCCACCCGGCAGAAATCGAGGCCTTTCGGAAGAATTTGCTTGCCTGGTACGACAAATGCAAGCGTGACCTTCCCTGGAGGAAATTG GCTGCAAGCGAATCAGATACTAACAGAAGAGCATATGCAG TGTGGGTGTCGGAGATCATGCTCCAGCAGACGCAGGTGGCTACGGTGATTGACTTTTACAACAGGTGGATGCAG AAATGGCCGACGCTGCAGGCACTTGCCAAAGCTTCCCTGGAG GACGTGAATGAGCTGTGGGCAGGACTTGGCTACTACTCGCGAGGGAAgcggctgcaggaagcagcacagaag GTGGTTTCCGAGCGGGCAGGTCAGATGCCCGGGACGGCCGAGGAGCTGCAGAAGCTTCTGCCGGGAGTGGGGAGATACACAGCAGGAGCCATCGCCTCCATCTCCTACGGGCAG GTGACGGGAGTGGTGGATGGGAACGTGATTCGAGTCCTGTGCCGGGTCCGATGCATCGGTGCCGACTCCAGCAGCCCGGCTGTCGCCAACAGACTCTG GGATTTGGCCGATGCTCTGGTCGATCCAGCCCGGCCAGGGGATTTTAACCAAGCCATGATGGAGCTGGGAGCTACTGTGTGCACCCCCAGGGCCCCGCTGTGCATGGAGTGTCCTGTGAAGCACCACTGCAGGGCGAGTTGCCGG GTGGAGAAGGAGCTGGAATTCGCCTCCAGGAGGCTGCTGGGACAAGCTGCCTCCAGTTTCCCCCAGGCGCCTGACCTAGAGGAGTGTG CCGCCGCCGTCACAGGCATCTGCTCCTTGTGCCCCCCTGCTGCGGAGCCCTGGGACAGCAGCCTCGGCGTGGCCAACTTCCCCAGGAGAGCCGCCAAGAAGCAGCCCCGGGCGGAGCGGACGGCCACGTGTGTGCTGGAGAGGAGAGGCCACCGCGGGGAGCCGGAGTACCTGATCGTGCAGAGACCCAGCTCCG GCTTGCTGGCGGGGCTGTGGGAgtttcccagcctgccctgggggCCGGAgctgaaggagaagcagcagacgGAGGCACTGTTGGGTCACGTTCAGGCCTGGGCCGGAGAAGCCGTGGCCAGAGGATGCCTGCGGCATGTTGGAGAG GTCGGCCACATCTTCTCCCACATTCACCAGACATACGTGGTCTATTCGCTGCTCCTGGGCGGGGACCCCGAGATGGCCTCAGACGGGCGGGACGAGGAGCTGGAGCGGCCAGCATTCCGGTGGGTGACGCAGGCCGAGTTCCAGAAATCGGCCGTTTCCACTGCTATGAAGAAG GTCTGGAAGGTGTTCGagcagcagagctgtgaggggagggggcccGGCAAG GGCTGCAAGCGGAAACGGGGCGCCGATCCCTTGCACGCCGGCCAGCTGAAGGTGGAAGCAGACTGCAGCCGCCCCCTAAGGCAGCTCTCCCTCAAGGCCTTTCTCAAGGCCCCCGCTGGGGAatga